Within bacterium, the genomic segment TCATGCGGGGCTCCTGCGTGGGTTGAAACCGCGGGGACGGCGTCCGGGACGCGCGTCTTCTCACAGGAGCACTATCGACAGGCTAAAGAGAAGCCTTAGTTTGAAATGAGGTGATCATGGCCGAACGGGTCGATTGCGGACGCGTCTCCCCGGAAGCCGGGCGAGCGGGCTACTTCCAGTGGCTGGAAATGAAGGCGTCGACCTCGGGAATCCCGCCCTGCAGCAGCAGATAGCCGTTGTGGGGCTCCCGGGCCGTGGTTTCGCCGTTCACCGGGGACAGCATGATCCGGGCGACCTCGGCCGGGTCCTGGGTCTGGCCCAGGGCCCAGCCCAGCTTCACGTAGGCCACCTCCGGCAGCATGTTCGCGGCCGGGACCACGCCCTTGCCCATGATCTCGCGGCCCGTCTCGTAGACGTACATCTGCACGTAGCCCCACAGGGTCTGCACGGTCATGTAGACGTGGACGCCGGCGGCGCGGGCCCGGTCCAGGGCGGGGTAGAGGGGCTTGTTCACGTGGCCGAGGCCGGTGCCGGCGATGACGATGCCCCGGTAGCCGTTGTCGACGAGGGAGTCGATGATGTCCGGTTTCATGTTGGGGTAGTAGTAGACCAGGCTGACGCGGTCGTCGAAAACGTCGACCAGGCGCACGCTGCGGTCGTCCCGGCGCCGCTTGTAGTCGTCCCGGAACGGCGTGACCCCTCGCTCGTCGACCTTGCCGAGGGGGATGTCGCTCAGGGTGCGGAAGGTCGAGCGGTACGACGAGTGCATCTTGCGCACGCGCGTGCCGCGGTGCAGCAGGCCGTACTCGTCGCTGGTGGGGCCGAACATGCACACCATGACCTCGGCGATGTCGCTGGTCGCGGCGGTGCGGGTGGCGTTGATCAGGTTGATGGCCGCGTCGCTGCTGGGCCGGTCGCTCGAGCGCTGGCTGCCGACCATGACGATGGGCACCGGCGCGTCCTGCAGCATGAACGACAGGGCGGCCGCGGTGTGGTGCATGGTGTCGGTGCCGTGGCCGACGACGATGCCGGCCACGCCCTTTTCGATCTCGGCGGCGATGGCCCGCGCCGTGCCGAGCCACTGCTCCGGGCCCATGTTCTCGCTGAACACGCCGTAGAGCTTCTCGGTCTCCATGTTGCAGATGTCGGCCAGCTCGGGCACCGAACCGTACAGCTCGCCCGGGCTGAAGGCCGGGATCACGGCGCCGGTGCGGTAGTCGAGCCGGCTGGCGATGGTGCCGCCGGTGCCGAAGAGCTTCACGCGGGGCTTCTGCGGATCGAAGGGGAAGGCCTTCTCCGGGATCTGGTAGTGGGCCTCCTTGCGCCCGTGCACGCTGATGCGCTCGACCGTGTCCCAGCGCACGCCGATGTTGTAGCCGGTGGCGAGCTTCAGCACGATGTGGTCGGCGTCGGCGGTCTCGCTGCGGGGCAGGATCAGGCCGGCGAAGTCGCCGCGGTCGGTGTGCAGGGTGACCTGACTCCACACCGGCGCGTTCTCGCGCGCGAGGAGGTCGCGGGTGGGGGGGCGGTAGCCCTCGAAGGCGCCGTTGTCCGGCTGCAGGGCGTCGGTCATGGCAGCTCCTCCTCGATCCAGGCCCGGGCCCGACGGCCGGAAACACGTCCGCGCAGGGCGGGCATCACGTG encodes:
- the gatD gene encoding Glu-tRNA(Gln) amidotransferase subunit GatD translates to MTDALQPDNGAFEGYRPPTRDLLARENAPVWSQVTLHTDRGDFAGLILPRSETADADHIVLKLATGYNIGVRWDTVERISVHGRKEAHYQIPEKAFPFDPQKPRVKLFGTGGTIASRLDYRTGAVIPAFSPGELYGSVPELADICNMETEKLYGVFSENMGPEQWLGTARAIAAEIEKGVAGIVVGHGTDTMHHTAAALSFMLQDAPVPIVMVGSQRSSDRPSSDAAINLINATRTAATSDIAEVMVCMFGPTSDEYGLLHRGTRVRKMHSSYRSTFRTLSDIPLGKVDERGVTPFRDDYKRRRDDRSVRLVDVFDDRVSLVYYYPNMKPDIIDSLVDNGYRGIVIAGTGLGHVNKPLYPALDRARAAGVHVYMTVQTLWGYVQMYVYETGREIMGKGVVPAANMLPEVAYVKLGWALGQTQDPAEVARIMLSPVNGETTAREPHNGYLLLQGGIPEVDAFISSHWK